One Cupriavidus taiwanensis LMG 19424 DNA segment encodes these proteins:
- a CDS encoding FeoA family protein: MRLSELPRRTPAVVQSVDDATPGDPVARRLRELGFVAGEPVQIIAYGPFGMDPLVAQVGFTRFALRRSEAARIGVEIASASVTRIAPATQGDQTAQPSAKRTA, translated from the coding sequence ATGCGGTTGTCTGAACTTCCACGGCGCACGCCCGCCGTAGTGCAATCGGTGGACGACGCCACCCCTGGGGATCCGGTTGCGCGCCGCCTGCGCGAACTGGGCTTCGTTGCCGGCGAGCCCGTGCAGATCATCGCCTACGGGCCGTTCGGCATGGATCCGCTGGTGGCGCAGGTGGGCTTCACCCGCTTTGCGCTGCGCCGCTCGGAGGCGGCGCGCATCGGGGTGGAAATCGCCAGTGCCTCGGTCACGCGCATCGCCCCCGCCACGCAGGGCGACCAGACTGCCCAACCGTCCGCCAAACGGACTGCCTGA
- a CDS encoding LysR substrate-binding domain-containing protein: MEFRHLRYFLVLAEELHFGRAARRLAISQPPLSLNIQQLEASVGARLFDRDSRGVRLTAAGRAFRESATALLAQAEAARVLAREIEAGAVGRLRVGFVGSMLYRGLPQTLREFQAAYPGIHVALTELNSQEQIDALLHDELDAAFIHTGRVPDTLQATLVHSEPFVCCLPADHPLAALAELPLTSLRGEPFVLFSRKASPDYYSRIFDMCAAQGFFPQIRHEVRHWLSVVSLVSQGMGVAVVPAALERSGMAGAAFRPLADAAVRSEVYCAWKTAPDHPARDHFVAMVAGKPAQRKRSHQEKATGPGTDGL, encoded by the coding sequence ATGGAATTCCGCCACCTGCGTTACTTCCTCGTGCTCGCCGAGGAACTGCACTTCGGCCGAGCCGCGCGCCGGCTGGCCATATCGCAGCCGCCGCTGTCGCTCAACATCCAGCAGCTCGAGGCCTCGGTCGGGGCACGGCTGTTCGACCGCGACAGCCGCGGCGTGCGGCTCACTGCGGCCGGCCGGGCCTTTCGCGAATCGGCCACGGCGCTGCTGGCGCAGGCGGAAGCCGCGCGCGTGCTGGCGCGTGAGATCGAAGCCGGCGCGGTCGGCCGCCTGCGCGTGGGCTTTGTCGGCTCGATGCTGTACCGCGGACTGCCGCAGACCCTGCGCGAGTTCCAGGCCGCTTATCCCGGCATCCACGTGGCCCTGACCGAACTGAACTCGCAGGAACAGATCGACGCGCTGCTGCATGACGAACTTGACGCGGCCTTCATCCACACCGGCCGGGTGCCGGATACGCTGCAGGCCACGCTGGTGCACTCCGAGCCCTTTGTCTGCTGCCTGCCCGCCGACCATCCGCTGGCCGCGCTGGCGGAACTGCCGCTGACCTCGTTGCGCGGCGAACCGTTCGTACTGTTCTCGCGCAAGGCCTCGCCGGACTATTACAGCCGCATCTTCGACATGTGCGCCGCGCAGGGCTTCTTCCCGCAGATCCGGCACGAGGTGCGGCACTGGCTGTCGGTGGTGTCGCTGGTGTCGCAGGGGATGGGCGTGGCGGTGGTGCCGGCGGCGCTGGAGCGCTCCGGCATGGCGGGCGCGGCGTTCCGGCCGCTGGCCGACGCCGCGGTGCGCTCGGAGGTCTATTGCGCCTGGAAGACTGCGCCGGACCATCCGGCGCGCGACCACTTTGTCGCCATGGTGGCGGGCAAGCCGGCGCAGCGGAAGCGCAGCCATCAAGAAAAAGCCACCGGTCCAGGGACCGATGGCTTGTGA
- a CDS encoding Bug family tripartite tricarboxylate transporter substrate binding protein — MKLWQRVAAIAACSLFIAPAFAQKDFPTKPIMMVVTYPPGGPTDAMARTLAAALKTSLGQPVVVENRAGAGGNIGAEAVARAEPDGYTLMFGTSAPLAINVSLYRKINYDPVKSFTPVIQIGQLPNVLVVNPSVPAKNVNELIAYGKAHPGKLTYASSGNGASSHLAGVLFNNVTGTDFQHIPYKGTGPALNDLLGGQVSMTFTDVLTAMPFIKSGKVRALGVTTRARSQALPDVPTVAEQGVPGFDVSVFFGVVAPAGTPAEVVGKLNRAFADALKQPEVRKTLQAQGLEFAPSTTPEQLGSFVKAEVGKWRAVVQKSGAQLD, encoded by the coding sequence ATGAAACTCTGGCAACGCGTCGCGGCCATCGCCGCGTGCTCGCTGTTTATCGCCCCCGCCTTCGCACAGAAGGACTTCCCCACCAAGCCGATCATGATGGTCGTCACCTATCCGCCGGGCGGCCCCACCGATGCCATGGCGCGCACGCTGGCCGCCGCGCTGAAGACCAGCCTGGGCCAGCCGGTGGTGGTCGAGAACCGCGCCGGCGCCGGCGGCAATATCGGCGCCGAAGCGGTGGCGCGCGCCGAGCCCGACGGTTACACGCTGATGTTCGGCACCTCGGCGCCGCTGGCGATCAACGTCAGCCTGTACCGCAAGATCAACTACGACCCGGTCAAGAGCTTCACCCCGGTGATCCAGATCGGCCAGCTGCCCAACGTGCTGGTGGTCAATCCGTCGGTACCGGCGAAGAACGTCAACGAGCTGATCGCCTACGGCAAGGCGCACCCGGGCAAGCTGACCTATGCCTCGTCCGGCAATGGCGCTTCGTCGCACCTGGCGGGCGTGCTGTTCAACAACGTCACCGGCACCGATTTCCAGCACATCCCGTACAAGGGCACCGGCCCCGCACTGAACGACCTGCTGGGCGGCCAGGTCAGCATGACCTTCACCGACGTGCTGACCGCGATGCCCTTCATCAAGAGCGGCAAGGTGCGCGCGCTGGGCGTGACCACCAGGGCGCGCTCGCAGGCGCTGCCCGACGTGCCGACGGTGGCCGAGCAGGGCGTGCCGGGGTTTGACGTGTCGGTGTTCTTCGGCGTGGTCGCGCCGGCTGGCACGCCGGCGGAGGTGGTCGGCAAGCTCAACCGCGCTTTTGCCGACGCGCTGAAGCAGCCCGAGGTGCGCAAGACGCTGCAGGCGCAAGGGCTGGAGTTCGCGCCGTCGACCACGCCGGAGCAGCTCGGCAGCTTCGTCAAGGCCGAGGTTGGCAAGTGGCGTGCCGTGGTGCAGAAGTCCGGTGCCCAGCTTGACTGA
- a CDS encoding acyl-CoA dehydrogenase family protein — protein MPSSAARDIPPQHPAAPAAAAVHPVPDRQGGSLFAADPDLRALLPLYLPPDLFSHLLPHLERMGALAGGVLDELAGVADRNPPELSYRTRAGVDAQRIDKHPAYVEMERVAFAEFGLAAASHRSGVLGWDQPMPPAAKYALTYLFVQAEFGLCCPLSMTDSLTRTLRKFGDPALVGRFLPNLTTQVFDDLYQGAMFMTEQGAGSDVAATATRAVRDASAEGGWRLLGDKWFCSNPDAALAMVLARVEDEAGNAVPGHKGVSLFLLPRKLADGSANHYRIIRLKDKLGTRSMASGEIRLEGAHAWLVGEPGRGFVQMADMINNSRLSNGVRAAGLMRRALTEGLFIARERQAFGKRLQDMPLMRRQLLKLTLPTEQARTMVFQTAEALRRADAGEADAYALMRILTPLIKFRACRDARKVTGDAMEIRGGCGYIEEWSDPRLVRDAHLGSIWEGTSNIVALDVLRAVRREGALPVLQAHLAGLLADTPMQAGARAVFEGAIASAAQLAGHAAAAGADGELLARQAASALYHVTSAVAMAWEAGRIGSVRRMRLAQLVLRHRVLPQDPLAASEEPAWLAETVAPPADGLVRAAGVVADVNVF, from the coding sequence ATGCCATCCAGCGCCGCGCGCGACATCCCCCCGCAACACCCGGCCGCGCCCGCTGCGGCCGCCGTCCATCCGGTGCCGGACCGCCAGGGCGGCAGCCTGTTCGCCGCCGACCCGGACCTGCGCGCGCTGCTGCCGCTCTACCTGCCGCCGGACCTGTTCAGCCACCTGCTGCCGCACCTCGAGCGCATGGGCGCGCTGGCCGGCGGCGTGCTCGACGAGCTGGCCGGCGTGGCCGACCGCAACCCGCCGGAACTCAGCTACCGCACCCGCGCCGGCGTGGATGCGCAACGCATCGACAAGCATCCGGCCTATGTCGAGATGGAGCGCGTGGCCTTTGCCGAATTCGGGCTCGCCGCGGCCTCGCACCGCAGCGGTGTGCTGGGTTGGGACCAGCCCATGCCGCCGGCGGCAAAGTACGCGCTCACGTATCTGTTCGTGCAGGCGGAGTTCGGCCTGTGCTGCCCGCTGTCGATGACCGATTCGCTGACGCGTACGCTGCGCAAGTTCGGCGACCCGGCGTTGGTCGGGCGCTTCCTGCCCAACCTGACCACGCAGGTCTTTGACGACCTGTATCAGGGCGCGATGTTCATGACCGAGCAGGGCGCCGGCTCCGACGTGGCCGCCACCGCCACCCGCGCGGTGCGCGATGCCTCGGCCGAGGGCGGCTGGCGCCTGCTGGGCGACAAGTGGTTCTGCTCCAATCCCGATGCCGCGCTGGCGATGGTGCTGGCGCGCGTGGAAGACGAGGCCGGCAACGCCGTGCCCGGCCACAAGGGCGTGTCGCTGTTCCTGCTGCCGCGCAAGCTGGCCGATGGCAGCGCCAACCACTACCGCATCATCCGGCTGAAGGACAAGCTGGGCACGCGTTCCATGGCCAGCGGCGAGATCCGGCTGGAGGGCGCGCATGCGTGGCTGGTCGGCGAGCCCGGCCGCGGCTTCGTGCAGATGGCGGACATGATCAACAACTCGCGCCTGTCCAACGGCGTGCGCGCCGCCGGGCTGATGCGCCGCGCGCTGACCGAAGGCCTGTTCATCGCGCGCGAGCGCCAGGCCTTCGGCAAGCGCCTGCAGGACATGCCGCTGATGCGCCGCCAGCTGCTCAAGCTGACGCTGCCCACCGAGCAGGCGCGCACCATGGTGTTCCAGACCGCCGAGGCGCTGCGCCGCGCCGATGCCGGCGAGGCCGACGCCTACGCGCTGATGCGCATCCTGACCCCGCTGATCAAGTTCCGCGCCTGCCGCGACGCGCGCAAGGTCACCGGCGACGCCATGGAGATTCGCGGCGGCTGCGGCTATATCGAGGAGTGGAGCGACCCGCGCCTGGTGCGCGACGCCCACCTCGGCTCGATCTGGGAAGGCACCAGCAATATCGTCGCCCTCGACGTGCTGCGCGCGGTGCGGCGCGAGGGCGCGCTGCCGGTACTGCAGGCGCACCTGGCCGGGCTGCTGGCCGATACGCCGATGCAGGCCGGTGCCCGCGCCGTGTTCGAGGGCGCCATCGCCAGCGCCGCCCAGCTTGCCGGGCACGCGGCCGCGGCCGGTGCCGACGGCGAGCTGCTGGCGCGCCAGGCGGCCTCGGCGCTGTACCACGTGACCAGCGCGGTGGCGATGGCCTGGGAAGCCGGCCGCATCGGATCGGTGCGCCGCATGCGGCTGGCGCAGCTGGTGCTGCGTCACCGCGTGCTGCCGCAGGACCCGCTGGCGGCAAGCGAGGAGCCGGCATGGCTGGCCGAGACCGTGGCGCCCCCCGCTGACGGCTTGGTGCGCGCCGCTGGCGTGGTCGCCGACGTCAACGTGTTCTGA
- a CDS encoding lactate permease LctP family transporter codes for MQPWTQLYTPLGSLWLSSLAAAIPILFFFIALAVWRMKGHVAAAVTLLLALAVAIFAYGMPAQQALASAGFGFAYGLWPIAWIIVTAVFLYKIVVKTGQFDVIRASVLSITDDQRLQMLLIGFAFGAFLEGAAGFGAPVAITAALLVGLGFNPLYAAGLCLIANTAPVAFGAMGIPIIVAGQVTGIDPFHIGAMAGRQLPLLSLLVPFWLVFMMDGAKGVRETWPAALVCGGSFAVTQYFTSNHIGPELPDITSALVSLVSLAAFLKVWQPRSASQRAGGSAGNVSGGTVALAGFGGDIGGSYGGAMASRKASPYTLAQTLRAWAPFGILTAIVTVWSLQPFKALFAANGALAGTVLKFKIPGLDQLVIKAAPIVATPKAYDAVLKIDLLSAVGTAILLTALISAVLLRMKPRDLLATFGETLVELARPVLSIGLVLAFAFVANYSGMSSTLALLLAGTGAAFPFFSPFLGWLGVFLTGSDTSSNALFCALQNTTAHQIGVSDTLMVAANTTGGVTAKMISPQSIAVACAATGLVGKESELFRFTVKHSLLFAVIIGVITMVQAYWLPGMIPG; via the coding sequence TTGCAACCCTGGACCCAACTCTACACACCGCTAGGCAGCCTGTGGCTGTCCTCGCTGGCGGCAGCGATCCCCATCCTGTTCTTCTTTATCGCGCTCGCGGTCTGGCGCATGAAGGGCCATGTCGCCGCGGCGGTGACGCTGCTGCTGGCGCTGGCCGTGGCGATCTTCGCTTATGGCATGCCCGCGCAGCAGGCGCTGGCCTCGGCCGGATTCGGCTTTGCCTACGGCCTGTGGCCGATTGCATGGATCATCGTGACCGCGGTGTTCCTTTACAAGATCGTGGTCAAGACCGGCCAGTTCGATGTGATCCGCGCCTCGGTGCTGTCGATCACCGACGACCAGCGCCTGCAGATGCTGCTGATCGGCTTTGCCTTCGGCGCCTTCCTCGAAGGCGCGGCAGGCTTCGGCGCGCCGGTTGCGATCACCGCGGCGCTGCTGGTGGGGTTGGGCTTCAATCCGCTGTACGCCGCGGGCTTGTGCCTGATCGCCAATACCGCGCCGGTGGCGTTCGGCGCGATGGGCATTCCCATCATCGTGGCCGGGCAGGTGACGGGCATCGACCCTTTCCATATCGGCGCCATGGCCGGTCGCCAGCTGCCGCTGCTGTCGCTGCTGGTGCCGTTCTGGCTGGTATTCATGATGGACGGCGCCAAGGGCGTGCGCGAGACCTGGCCGGCGGCGCTGGTGTGCGGCGGCAGCTTTGCGGTGACGCAGTACTTCACCTCCAACCATATCGGGCCGGAACTGCCGGACATCACCTCGGCGCTGGTGAGCCTGGTGTCGCTGGCGGCGTTCCTGAAGGTGTGGCAGCCGCGCAGCGCATCGCAGCGCGCGGGCGGCAGCGCGGGCAACGTCAGCGGCGGCACGGTCGCGCTGGCGGGCTTTGGCGGCGATATTGGCGGCAGTTATGGCGGCGCGATGGCAAGCCGCAAGGCATCGCCCTACACGCTGGCGCAGACGCTGCGCGCGTGGGCGCCGTTCGGCATCCTGACCGCCATCGTCACGGTGTGGAGCCTGCAGCCGTTCAAGGCGCTGTTCGCCGCCAACGGCGCGCTGGCCGGCACGGTGCTGAAGTTCAAGATCCCCGGGCTGGACCAGCTGGTGATCAAGGCCGCGCCGATCGTGGCCACGCCCAAGGCCTATGACGCGGTGCTGAAGATCGACCTGCTCTCCGCCGTCGGCACCGCGATCCTGCTGACCGCGCTGATCTCCGCCGTGCTGCTGCGCATGAAGCCGCGCGACCTGCTGGCCACGTTCGGTGAAACGCTGGTGGAACTGGCGCGCCCGGTGCTGTCGATCGGGCTGGTGCTGGCATTCGCTTTTGTCGCCAACTACTCCGGCATGTCGTCGACGCTGGCGCTGCTGCTCGCCGGCACCGGCGCGGCATTCCCGTTCTTCTCGCCGTTCCTGGGCTGGCTGGGCGTGTTCCTGACCGGGTCCGACACCTCGTCGAATGCGCTGTTCTGCGCGCTGCAGAACACCACCGCGCACCAGATCGGCGTGTCCGACACGCTGATGGTCGCGGCCAACACCACCGGCGGCGTCACCGCCAAGATGATCTCGCCGCAATCGATCGCGGTGGCCTGCGCGGCGACCGGCCTGGTGGGCAAGGAGTCGGAGCTGTTCCGCTTTACCGTGAAGCACAGCCTGCTGTTCGCGGTGATCATCGGCGTGATCACGATGGTGCAGGCGTATTGGCTGCCGGGGATGATTCCGGGGTGA
- a CDS encoding DUF6587 family protein, protein MSLYHAIETLLVPLIVLACAVSVVARYAPRTRERVKAALAARLGGAAAAGWRGRLARWLAPQAAAGCASGCDDGGCNTCGANTSTPASQDKPAEQVVRFVRKR, encoded by the coding sequence ATGTCCCTCTACCACGCCATCGAAACCCTGCTGGTCCCGCTGATCGTGCTGGCGTGCGCGGTGTCGGTGGTGGCGCGCTATGCGCCGCGCACGCGCGAACGCGTCAAGGCGGCGCTGGCGGCGCGCCTGGGCGGCGCTGCGGCCGCGGGCTGGCGCGGCCGCCTGGCACGCTGGCTGGCGCCGCAGGCCGCCGCGGGCTGCGCCAGCGGCTGCGACGACGGCGGCTGCAACACCTGCGGCGCCAACACCAGCACGCCCGCCAGCCAGGACAAGCCTGCCGAGCAGGTGGTGCGCTTCGTGCGCAAGCGCTGA
- the feoB gene encoding ferrous iron transport protein B: protein MSAAASSSALRIALVGNPNCGKTALFNRLTGSRQKVANYAGVTVERKEGYFVSPGGRQVRILDLPGAYSLHAASLDEAITRDVCLGQRAGEARPDLLVSVVDATNLRLHLRFVLELRELGLPMVVVLNMSDAAERRGIQIDRDKLSAALGVPVVSTVAVRRDGAASLVGLLDAALPPAPRAGTASGPDFDVHAEVNRLLSAAVSMPARTAALDDRIDRIVLHPVLGLLLLAVLLFLMFQAVFSWAEPLMDGIEGGVHWAGEMLGAWLPDGMLKSLLVDGLVAGLGSVVVFLPQILILFLFILTLEESGYLPRAAFLLDRLMMGAGLSGRSFIPLLSSFACAIPGIMATRTIQDPRDRLTTILVAPLMTCSARLPVYALLIGAFIPERTVMGLFNLQGLVLFALYVAGIVSALVVAYALKFLRRDRTDHPLLMELPSYRIPNPRDVAIGLWERARIFLSRVGKVILALTVLLWFLSTFPSAPEGATAPAIDYSFAGMIGHALQKVFAPVGFNWQICIALVPGLAAREVAVGALATVYALSGSEETVATQLAPMIAAQWSLATALSLLAWYVFAPQCISTLAVIRRETDSWKVMALSAAYLTGLAYLAAFVTYRVALMFS from the coding sequence ATGTCTGCAGCTGCTTCCTCCTCTGCCCTGCGCATTGCGCTGGTCGGCAATCCCAATTGCGGCAAGACCGCACTGTTCAACCGCCTGACCGGCAGCCGCCAGAAGGTGGCCAACTACGCGGGCGTCACCGTCGAGCGCAAGGAAGGCTACTTCGTCTCGCCGGGCGGTCGCCAGGTGCGCATCCTCGACCTGCCCGGCGCCTACAGCCTGCATGCGGCCAGCCTCGACGAGGCCATCACGCGCGATGTCTGCCTGGGCCAGCGCGCCGGCGAAGCGCGTCCGGACCTGCTGGTGTCGGTGGTCGACGCCACCAACCTGCGCCTGCACCTGCGCTTTGTGCTGGAACTGCGCGAGCTGGGCTTGCCGATGGTGGTGGTGCTGAATATGAGCGATGCCGCCGAGCGGCGCGGCATTCAGATCGACCGCGACAAGCTGTCGGCCGCGCTCGGCGTGCCGGTGGTCAGCACCGTGGCGGTCCGGCGCGACGGCGCCGCGTCGCTGGTCGGCCTGCTCGATGCCGCGCTGCCGCCGGCCCCGCGGGCTGGCACTGCGTCCGGCCCTGATTTCGACGTGCATGCCGAAGTCAACCGCCTGCTGTCGGCCGCGGTGAGCATGCCGGCGCGCACCGCTGCGCTGGACGACCGCATCGACCGCATCGTGCTGCACCCGGTGCTCGGCCTGCTGTTGCTGGCGGTGCTGCTGTTCCTGATGTTCCAGGCGGTGTTCTCGTGGGCCGAGCCGCTGATGGACGGCATCGAGGGCGGCGTGCACTGGGCCGGCGAGATGCTGGGCGCGTGGCTGCCTGACGGCATGCTCAAGAGCCTGCTGGTCGACGGCCTGGTCGCCGGGCTGGGCAGCGTGGTGGTGTTCCTGCCGCAGATCCTGATCCTGTTTCTGTTTATCCTGACGCTGGAAGAATCCGGCTACCTGCCGCGCGCGGCGTTCCTGCTCGACCGCCTGATGATGGGCGCGGGGCTGTCGGGGCGCTCGTTCATCCCGCTGCTGTCCAGCTTTGCCTGCGCCATTCCCGGCATCATGGCCACGCGCACCATCCAGGACCCGCGCGACCGGCTCACCACCATCCTGGTGGCGCCGCTGATGACATGCTCGGCACGGTTGCCGGTCTATGCGCTGCTGATCGGCGCCTTTATCCCCGAGCGCACCGTGATGGGCCTGTTCAACCTGCAGGGGCTGGTGCTGTTCGCGCTCTACGTGGCCGGCATCGTCAGCGCGCTGGTGGTGGCCTATGCGCTCAAGTTCCTGCGCCGCGACCGTACCGACCATCCGCTGCTGATGGAACTGCCCTCGTACCGCATCCCCAATCCGCGCGATGTGGCGATCGGCCTGTGGGAGCGTGCCCGCATCTTCCTGTCGCGCGTGGGCAAGGTGATCCTGGCGCTGACGGTGCTGCTGTGGTTCCTGTCGACATTCCCGTCGGCGCCCGAGGGCGCGACCGCGCCGGCCATCGACTACAGCTTTGCCGGCATGATCGGCCATGCGCTGCAGAAGGTGTTCGCGCCGGTGGGCTTCAACTGGCAGATCTGCATTGCGCTGGTGCCGGGCCTGGCCGCGCGCGAAGTCGCCGTCGGAGCGCTGGCCACCGTCTACGCGCTGTCGGGCAGCGAAGAGACCGTGGCCACGCAGCTGGCACCGATGATCGCGGCGCAGTGGTCGCTGGCTACCGCGCTGTCGCTGCTGGCGTGGTACGTGTTCGCGCCGCAGTGCATCTCGACGCTGGCGGTGATCCGGCGCGAGACCGACTCCTGGAAGGTGATGGCGCTGTCCGCCGCCTACCTGACCGGGCTGGCCTACCTGGCCGCGTTCGTGACCTACCGCGTCGCGCTGATGTTCAGCTGA
- a CDS encoding CaiB/BaiF CoA transferase family protein: MTQARPGALAGIRVVDLSRILGGPYCGQILGDHGADVLKIEPPQGDDTRTWGPPFKDGVASYYFGLNRNKRVMRLDLTAEPDREVLLALLAEADVLVENFKTGTLEKWGLGYDELSARFPRLVHCRVSGFGADGPLGGLPGYDAAIQAMSGILSINGEADGDPLRVGLPVVDMVTGLNAVIGVLLALQERARSGRGQFVEAALYDSGLSLLHPHAANWFMSGKTPQRTGNAHPNIYPYDTVATATDPVFLAVGNDRQFRILCEHLQVPALADDERYATAGARSVNRAALKAELEARMRMLDGKALADTLVAAGVPCAPVLSVADALQHPHTRHREMVVEMEGGYRGLGAPVKLSRTPASYRYAPLTEGEAFLDAEFADNA; the protein is encoded by the coding sequence ATGACCCAAGCCCGTCCCGGCGCGCTCGCCGGCATCCGCGTGGTCGACCTGTCGCGCATCCTGGGCGGCCCGTACTGCGGCCAGATCCTGGGCGACCACGGCGCCGACGTGCTCAAGATCGAACCGCCGCAGGGCGACGACACCCGTACCTGGGGGCCGCCGTTCAAGGACGGCGTGGCGTCCTACTACTTCGGCCTGAACCGCAACAAGCGCGTGATGCGGCTGGACCTGACCGCCGAGCCGGACCGCGAGGTGCTGCTGGCGCTGCTGGCCGAGGCCGACGTGCTGGTCGAGAACTTCAAGACCGGCACGCTGGAGAAGTGGGGGCTGGGCTATGACGAACTGTCGGCGCGCTTCCCGCGGCTGGTCCATTGCCGCGTGTCCGGCTTCGGCGCCGACGGTCCGCTGGGCGGCCTGCCCGGTTACGATGCCGCGATCCAGGCCATGTCCGGCATCCTGAGCATCAACGGCGAGGCCGACGGCGATCCGCTGCGCGTGGGCCTGCCGGTGGTCGACATGGTGACCGGGCTCAACGCCGTGATCGGCGTGCTGCTGGCGCTGCAGGAGCGCGCCCGCAGCGGACGCGGGCAGTTCGTCGAGGCCGCGCTGTATGACTCGGGGCTGTCGCTGCTGCATCCGCATGCGGCCAACTGGTTCATGAGCGGCAAGACGCCGCAGCGCACCGGCAATGCGCATCCCAACATCTATCCGTACGACACCGTCGCCACGGCCACCGACCCGGTGTTCCTGGCGGTAGGCAACGACCGGCAGTTCCGCATCCTGTGCGAGCACCTGCAGGTGCCGGCGCTGGCCGACGACGAGCGCTACGCCACGGCCGGCGCGCGTTCGGTCAATCGCGCCGCGCTGAAGGCCGAGCTGGAAGCGCGCATGCGCATGCTCGACGGCAAGGCGCTGGCGGATACGCTGGTGGCCGCCGGCGTGCCGTGCGCGCCGGTGCTGTCGGTGGCGGATGCCTTGCAGCATCCGCATACGCGGCACCGCGAGATGGTGGTGGAGATGGAAGGGGGGTACCGGGGGCTGGGTGCGCCGGTGAAGCTGAGCCGGACGCCGGCGAGCTACCGGTATGCGCCGTTGACGGAGGGCGAGGCGTTTCTGGACGCCGAGTTTGCCGACAACGCCTGA
- a CDS encoding LutB/LldF family L-lactate oxidation iron-sulfur protein yields the protein MSEQTLQFVAPQAFKARARAALDDPKLRQSFRGAMDFLQGKRLAQFPDADELERLRDLGEAVRQHALANLPDLLVQLEQNLTAAGVQVHWAETADEANAIIHGIASARQATRVIKGKSMASEEVELNHYLAERGVDCIESDMGEYIVQLAGEKPSHIVMPAIHKTKGDIAQLFTEHIPDTPYTEDVDALIQTGRRALRQAFVEADIGLSGVNFAAADTGTLWLVENEGNGRLSTTVPDVHIAIMGMEKVVARLEHIVPLSTLLTRSATGQAITTYFNLISGPRRAGERDGPREVHLVLLDNGRTQAYADAQLRATLQCIRCGACMNHCPVYTRIGGHAYGTTYPGPIGKIISPHLLGLDATADLATASSLCGACGEVCPVRIPIPQLLVRLRTEANRDPDEQVANPLRGQGAKYSRGEHLVWRFWSGAYSHPATYRLFRWAATRLRALTPARQMGWTQHRTPLKPAAKSLADLLKEKGQPE from the coding sequence ATGAGCGAGCAGACCCTGCAATTCGTTGCGCCGCAGGCGTTCAAGGCGCGCGCCCGCGCGGCACTGGACGATCCCAAGCTGCGCCAGAGCTTTCGCGGCGCGATGGACTTCCTGCAAGGCAAGCGCCTGGCGCAGTTCCCCGACGCGGACGAGCTCGAACGCCTGCGCGACCTGGGCGAGGCGGTGCGCCAGCACGCGCTGGCCAACCTGCCGGACCTGCTGGTGCAGCTGGAACAGAATCTGACCGCCGCCGGCGTGCAGGTGCACTGGGCCGAGACCGCCGACGAGGCCAACGCCATCATCCACGGCATCGCCAGCGCCAGGCAGGCCACGCGCGTGATCAAGGGCAAGTCGATGGCCAGCGAGGAAGTCGAGCTGAACCATTACCTGGCCGAACGCGGCGTCGATTGCATCGAGTCGGACATGGGCGAGTACATCGTCCAGCTGGCCGGCGAGAAGCCATCGCATATCGTGATGCCGGCGATCCACAAGACCAAGGGCGATATCGCGCAGCTGTTCACCGAGCATATCCCCGACACGCCCTATACCGAAGACGTCGACGCGCTGATCCAGACCGGCCGCCGCGCGCTGCGCCAGGCCTTTGTCGAGGCCGACATCGGCCTGTCCGGCGTGAACTTCGCCGCCGCCGACACCGGCACGCTGTGGCTGGTGGAAAACGAGGGCAACGGCCGGCTGTCCACCACCGTGCCCGATGTGCATATCGCCATCATGGGCATGGAGAAGGTGGTGGCCAGGCTCGAGCACATCGTGCCGCTGTCGACGCTGCTGACGCGCTCGGCCACGGGGCAGGCCATCACCACTTATTTCAACCTGATCTCCGGCCCGCGCCGCGCCGGCGAGCGCGACGGCCCGCGCGAAGTCCACCTGGTGCTGCTCGACAACGGCCGCACCCAGGCGTATGCCGACGCGCAATTGCGCGCGACGCTGCAATGCATCCGCTGCGGCGCCTGCATGAACCACTGCCCGGTCTATACCCGCATCGGCGGCCACGCCTACGGCACTACCTATCCCGGCCCCATCGGCAAGATCATCTCGCCGCATCTGCTGGGGCTGGACGCCACCGCCGACCTGGCCACCGCCTCGAGCCTGTGCGGCGCCTGCGGCGAGGTCTGCCCGGTGCGCATCCCGATCCCGCAGCTGCTGGTGCGCCTGCGCACCGAGGCCAACCGCGACCCCGACGAGCAGGTGGCGAATCCCCTGCGCGGGCAGGGCGCTAAGTACAGCCGGGGTGAACACCTGGTGTGGCGCTTCTGGAGCGGGGCGTACTCGCATCCAGCCACGTACCGGCTGTTCCGCTGGGCCGCGACGCGGCTGCGCGCGCTGACACCGGCGCGTCAGATGGGATGGACGCAGCACCGCACGCCGCTGAAGCCGGCGGCGAAGAGCCTGGCGGACCTGCTGAAGGAAAAGGGGCAGCCGGAGTAG